The window CGCCGGCTTCGCGGGCAATACATCCGGCGGCATGCGGAGTTGCATCAAATTGCAGAACTGTCGATAGGGCTCCTCGGGATTGCGTTTCACGGCGGCATGCCCCGCATCGCCCAATCGCTCGGCGTATTGCTGCACACGAGCTTCGAATGACGGCGGCGCTTGCCGCAGTGCGCGCGAGATGCTCACACGGCGACCGAGATCGTTGACTTGAAAGCGCAGCAACTTCAACGCCGCGGCGCGCAGCTCGGTTAGCGACTGCTTCGTCACATCGGCGGTCACCAGCGGATGGCCGTCGCGATCGCCGCCAATCCAAGTGCCGAACGAGAGTCGCGGCAGACTGTAAGGCGAGTCGAGTAGTTCGAGCGGGTAGCCCGCGTCTTCCCACGCTTGCCGAATGCGCACATCGAGGAGCGGCAGCACGTCGGGAAAGACGTTCTTCAAATAGTGCAGAATGTTGCGGCGTTCCGACTCGATGTCGGGCTTCTGCAAGTAGATTTCGCCGGTCAGCCAAAGCGTGGTGAGCACGGCTTTGATTTGTTCGCGGGCCTGCTTCTGTTCGAACGGCGTGCGCGATTGATTTTCGAGTTCGACGAGGAGCAAGTACAACCGCCGATGCTGCTCGAGCACCGACTGACGCTTGGCTTCGGTAGGGTGGGCCGTGAGGACGAGCTCGACTTTCATCTGCGGCAGGGCTGCCGTGATTTGCTCCGTGGTCACGCCGCGGTTTTGCAAATCGTCGAACGATTGCCGCCACAACGCTCGCGGCGCGATCAGGCCCTCGTGCGTTTCCAACCCGCGGCGAGCCTGAGCGGCGGCGTTTTCCTCGACCATCGTCAGGAGCTGAAACGCGATCGAATAGGCTTGCACCAGGCGGACCGGTGGATGCAAACCGACGGGCTCGTGCGGCTGATGGGGCGTTCCGCTCCACGGCAGCAGTCGGGCGAGCTCGGCGTCGCCCGCTTCGGCGAGAACCTCGCGAAAGCAGCCCATCAAGAAACGAAGATCGCGTTCGACTTTAGTCGAATCAACGGCGAGCAGGCCGGCTAAATACACGGCGGATTTCCTTCCACTTCGAATGAATTGAGCAAACTCGACCGCCCAGACGAGTTGGCAATCATCCTAATCGAAGAGGCCGTTTGGCAGAACGGGCGGGACGATGAAAATTGCGCAAGGGAGAGTTGACACAACCCGCAGAGTCAGCCCCGGCGATCCAGCAATGGCAATCAGGCCAAATAGTCGAGCATTTGAACACCCGGCTTGGCCGGACGGGTGCGAGGCTTAGTCCGCTTCGTCTTGGATCAAATCATTCTCAGAGAATGGTTGGCCATAGGGCAGTGCAATGCCGTGCTCGTGCAGCACTTCTTGATAGTGCAGAATTCGACGGATGAGCATGTTGTTCAACTCTTCGATGTGCTCGACCATGCTCTCGCTGACAGAATTTCCGACGACAGCCAGTTTTGCCAATCGGCGAACGTCTTCGTACAGCCGCGACAGTGAATCGCCTTGAATGACGCAGCCCGGATAGTTGCGACCGGGTGGTTTAATGATCGCGTAGTTTGAATCCCTTGCGTAAACTTCCAGCGTTTCGTGGAACATTCGATACTCCATTTATCAACCGGTCATAGCGCGAGACCTACTTGCACTTCGGCCCCTCACCCCGACTCTCCCCCGGGAGTACCAAGGAGAGAGAGTTTCCTTGTTGCTAAACCAACAGCAATTCCTACGTAATGTGCGCGCCCTGCGTTTCCACATACACCGCATATAGCGATGTGCTGCCGGTCATGAAGAGGCGGTTGCGTTTCGTGCCGCCGAAGCAGACATTGCTGCAGATTTCCGGCAGCAAGATCTGGCCGATCCGCACGCCGTCGGGTGCGAAGCAATGCACGCCGTCGTAACCGGCGCCGACCCAGCCTGCACTGGCCCAGATGTTGCCGTCGATATCGCAGCGGATGCCGTCGGCCATGCCGGCCTTTTCTTCAACCTTGCCGTTGGCGTCTTTCACCATCAGCTTCATCGAGGCAAACTCGCGACCCTTGACGAGTTTGTTGTCGACGATGTCCCACACCTTGATGTGCTTTTGGGCTTCCTTGTAATGCGATGCGCCGGTGTCGGCGATGTAGATCTTCTTGTAGTCCGGCGAAAAGCACAGGCCGTTCGGCTTGTAGATTTCGTCGGTCAGTTTTTCGACGCGGAGGGTGCGGGCATCAATGCGATAGACGGCTTCCTTTAGTTGCAGGTCGCCTTTGTTCCCTTCGTAATTCATCAGGCTGCCGTAGCCCGGATCGGTAAACCAGATCGAGCCGTCGCCGGGATGAACGACGGCGTCATTCGGGGCGTTGAACGGCTTGCCTTCGAACTTGTCGGCGAGCACCGTGAGCTTGCCGTTGTATTCATAACGCACGACGCGGCGATTGCCATGCTCGCACGAAATCTGTCGCCCTTCGACGTCGAACGTGTTGCCGTTGCTATTGCCAACCGGGCTGCGAAACTTGCTCACGTGGCCATCTTCTTCGAGCCAGCGATATTGCAAGTTGTTAGGAATGTCGCTCCACAACAGATACTTGCCCACGCCGTTCCAAGCCGGCCCTTCGGCCCAGAGCATGTCATTGTTGTGATACAGCCGCTGAATCGGCGTATTGCCGAGCGCGTACTTCTTGAAGCGATCGTCGAGCACCAGGATGTCCGGATCGGGATAACGCACCGGTGCCGCGCCAGGGCTGAAATCGCGCTCGGCGAAGGCGTTGCTGGTGATCGCAGCGGCGGTGACACCCGCGGCTGCGGAAAGGAACGAACGGCGATTCAAAGGTTGGCTCATCGGAGAGGATTCCCAAAGGTGAGAGGCCAGAAATGCTCGCTACAGCTTAGTCAGTGACGAGTGCCGGAAACAACTTTGACCCGGCAATTTTCGCGTGCCCGTGCCGAACATGTTGTGCTGGCGACTGTCTATTCAGCTGCGCACAATACGGTGAAAATCATCCGCAGGGGAGAAAACTCCATGGATCGCTATCTGGAAGTGATTGGAGAAGGTGAGTTCATTGAAACGGCCAAGCGTTTCATTGCGGAAGTCACGTTCGGGGTGCGCGCTGCCAAAGATGAAACGGCATTTCGCGAAGTATCTGCACTCGCTGCCGAAGGAATCGAAGTACTCCGCCAAGCCGGCATCGAAGCCAGTGAACTCGTTGAGGGAGGCTCAGCCTTTCACCAACCCTGGTATTGGAAGAAGCAGGTTGGGCAGACCGTGGAACGGAAGGTCATCCTCAAAGTGTCCGACTTCGGCCGGCTGAACCATGCGCTGGAACAGCTTGAACCACTGCAGTCGCGAAATAAAGAGCGGAGGACCGTCGAGGTTCAAATGCAAAAGCCTGAGTTCGAAGATTCCAGCGACAACAAGGCGACAGTGCTCGCCCGAGCATTCGGGGATGCGAAGACAAAGGCTGCAAACCTGGCCGCGGCGATGGGCTGTACTTTGGGATCGCCGATTTTGGTTGAAGAAGGGGGCTGGAGTCAGCGGAGTTCGGGCTTTGCGGGCGATGCAGACTGGTCTGGCGACAGCGGAAGATTTGGCTATGGCACTGTCATGCTGGCTGCCGCCTGTGGTGGAGCCGCGGAAGCAGCGCCCGATCTGCAACGGCCGACGCGCACCATATTTGTAAAATGTCGTGCGCGGTTCGAGTTGGCCAACGGACCATAAGGCCTAAACATTGCCGGTTGGCTTGAGAATCTTTTCATCGATCGACGACAGCGACCTGGCGATGTTGAAAACGACGATCGCGCATTCGAGCAAGACGCGAATCCAGAGTAGCCAGAGCACGGTAAATGTAAACGAAATCAACAGCATGATGACGCGATAGACCAGTGACATTACCCTGGGATCAATCATTGATTGCTTGGTAGACGAGCGCGGCGGCTGATAAATCGAACGTTGGAACGGGTCCATGCCGACAACGGATTGCGAGCCCGGCCGCTCTGGCTCCAACGACAGAACAAAGTTGATCGTCCAGAGCATGCACCCGATACCGGCGATCGAGAGGACTGCCAACCAAGTAAATCGCACGATCCAGGGCGTGAGATACTTCTCGAACTTCCAGTCAAAAAGATCGAGAGGCGAGGTGGACTCCAAAAAGGGCCGCGGCGCCGCAAGTCGACCCGATCGGCGCGTGTCGGCAGAGGTTTCGATCACGAGATTGGAACTCGGCATCGGCCCGACAACGGGTGGCGGAGCAGGCGCAGGATGAGCCTGGGGAATTGGCTGCGCTGGAGGATGCGGCATTGCTGCGCCAGGTGGCGGGGCATGAGGTATGTTCCGAGGACTGCTAACGAGTGAAATTGGATGGCGGCAGCTAGGGCAGGGAACCGAGCCGGCGAGCGGACCAGGATAGTTCCACTTGCTTCCACAATTGGTGCAGGAAATGATCTGGCTCATACGGTAACAATCCTCAAGACAGAATGGCAGGTTGATATCGCTCGCTGAATATCAGCCATGACATTCTGGATGCCCGCCATGTCAAACTCCACCACAAACGTTTCTATAACCCAATAAAAAATTCTCCTGCGAAATTGACGCTGCCATGCCAGATCCTTTTGACTTACAACGCTTCGTCAACGCGCAGGCCGAAGACTTTGCGAACGCACTCGCCGAAGTCCAAGCGGGCGAGAAAGTCTCACACTGGATGTGGTACATCTTTCCGCAGTTTCGCGGTCTCGGTTTTAGTTCGATGTCACAGCAGTATGCGATCAACAGTCGCGAGGAAGCCGAGGCGTATTTGCAGCACAAAGTTCTCGGTCCCAGACTCATTCGTTGCGTGTTGGCCGCATTGGAAGTGCAAGGGAAGTCTGCGCGGCAGATCTTTGGATCGCCGGACGACATGAAATTGAAATCTTGCTGCACGCTGTTTGACGCCGTTTCGCTACCCGGCAACGTGTTTGAACAATTGCTGGCCAGGTATTACGCTGGCGAGCGCGATGCCAAGACACTGCAGTTGCTCGGCGAACCTTCGTGAAAGCAAAATTGCCATGGACTCTCCTGAGGAAATCACGATCGATATGCGGATCCCCGGCAAATGGTCCGGACCGAAGGAGATCATCGAAGCGATTCCCAAAGACTGCCGGCTGACGGACGAAGCGGAACTCGAACTTCCCGACGGCAAGCGGTTTCTGATGTCACCGGTCCCTGCCGATGGACAGTTCGCCGAAATCTTTCGTTCGTCCTGCCGCCGTGCACCCACTGAGGACGAACGGAATACGATCGTCAACTACACGGCGAATGTACTGATCAGCGGCCCCGGTGGTTCAATGGATGCCGCGCGGTCGATGATGCGGGCCGCGGCGGCGATCATTCGCGCCGGCGGCGCGGGGGTGTTCATCGATAACAGCGTTCTCTCGCACGGAGGGCAGAACTGGCTCGAGTACACCGAAGACGCCAGCATCGAAGCTGTCAGCTTTGCCTTCGTGAGCATCTATCGCGGCGAGCACGAAGTGCACACGATGGGAATGCACGTGCTGGGCTTTCGCGACATCGTGATGAAGCGCGAAGACATCGAGGTGCAGGGCTTCGATATCATCGAAGTCATCCTCTACGTCTGCCGCGACGACAAACCCATCGCCGACGGCCATCTGATCGCCGATCTCGACGGGCCGCGATTTCGAGTCATCTTTCAACCAAGCCCCGCCACTCGACGCGCAAACGCCATGCAGAATCCGTTTGGTCAGATGAAACTGGTGAGCCTGCGCGATATTGCGGAAGGAAACTGACAAGCTCGGCAAGAAACAAAAAAGTCCCCTGACGACAGGCCAGGGGACCATTTGGGTGTAACCGCGG is drawn from Anatilimnocola floriformis and contains these coding sequences:
- a CDS encoding DUF6959 family protein, yielding MFHETLEVYARDSNYAIIKPPGRNYPGCVIQGDSLSRLYEDVRRLAKLAVVGNSVSESMVEHIEELNNMLIRRILHYQEVLHEHGIALPYGQPFSENDLIQDEAD
- a CDS encoding SMP-30/gluconolactonase/LRE family protein — translated: MSQPLNRRSFLSAAAGVTAAAITSNAFAERDFSPGAAPVRYPDPDILVLDDRFKKYALGNTPIQRLYHNNDMLWAEGPAWNGVGKYLLWSDIPNNLQYRWLEEDGHVSKFRSPVGNSNGNTFDVEGRQISCEHGNRRVVRYEYNGKLTVLADKFEGKPFNAPNDAVVHPGDGSIWFTDPGYGSLMNYEGNKGDLQLKEAVYRIDARTLRVEKLTDEIYKPNGLCFSPDYKKIYIADTGASHYKEAQKHIKVWDIVDNKLVKGREFASMKLMVKDANGKVEEKAGMADGIRCDIDGNIWASAGWVGAGYDGVHCFAPDGVRIGQILLPEICSNVCFGGTKRNRLFMTGSTSLYAVYVETQGAHIT
- a CDS encoding SIMPL domain-containing protein (The SIMPL domain is named for its presence in mouse protein SIMPL (signalling molecule that associates with mouse pelle-like kinase). Bacterial member BP26, from Brucella, was shown to assemble into a channel-like structure, while YggE from E. coli has been associated with resistance to oxidative stress.) produces the protein MDRYLEVIGEGEFIETAKRFIAEVTFGVRAAKDETAFREVSALAAEGIEVLRQAGIEASELVEGGSAFHQPWYWKKQVGQTVERKVILKVSDFGRLNHALEQLEPLQSRNKERRTVEVQMQKPEFEDSSDNKATVLARAFGDAKTKAANLAAAMGCTLGSPILVEEGGWSQRSSGFAGDADWSGDSGRFGYGTVMLAAACGGAAEAAPDLQRPTRTIFVKCRARFELANGP
- a CDS encoding DUF4282 domain-containing protein encodes the protein MPSSNLVIETSADTRRSGRLAAPRPFLESTSPLDLFDWKFEKYLTPWIVRFTWLAVLSIAGIGCMLWTINFVLSLEPERPGSQSVVGMDPFQRSIYQPPRSSTKQSMIDPRVMSLVYRVIMLLISFTFTVLWLLWIRVLLECAIVVFNIARSLSSIDEKILKPTGNV
- a CDS encoding DUF1810 domain-containing protein gives rise to the protein MPDPFDLQRFVNAQAEDFANALAEVQAGEKVSHWMWYIFPQFRGLGFSSMSQQYAINSREEAEAYLQHKVLGPRLIRCVLAALEVQGKSARQIFGSPDDMKLKSCCTLFDAVSLPGNVFEQLLARYYAGERDAKTLQLLGEPS